A section of the Triticum dicoccoides isolate Atlit2015 ecotype Zavitan chromosome 7A, WEW_v2.0, whole genome shotgun sequence genome encodes:
- the LOC119330665 gene encoding zinc finger protein CONSTANS-LIKE 3-like, producing the protein MMELRKYWGVGGRRCGACEGAAPAAVHCRDCAGYLCTGCDARPAHARAGHERVWVCEVCEVSPAAVTCKADAAVLCAVCDADIHHANPLAERHVRVPIAPIGSPEAAAVAAEAMMFCGAGDGEARADQDDVPEQLHQHGGMLNLNVEAGKEGRKMDYLFSDLVDPYLAVDFTRFAHADSVVPSGVATGAVPAVVDLDFACGIGAKPPATYSSPYTANASGAHSGSSSEVSVVPEAICGGVGSFEIDFTRPKPQPYMPAYTAAPPSHGVSAQQASPVDMGYLTVPERPVAVTGEGRVARLMRYREKRKNRRFEKTIRYASRKAYAESRPRVKGRFAKRTDQDADGDDVDAEAHAVPSSTSYLLDFGYGVVPSF; encoded by the exons ATGATGGAGCTGCGCAAGTACTGGGGCGTGGGGGGGAGGAGGTGCGGGGCGTGCGagggggcggcgccggcggcggtgcACTGCCGGGATTGCGCCGGGTACCTGTGCACGGGGTGCGACGCGCGGCCGGCGCACGCGCGGGCTGGCCACGAGCGCGTCTGGGTGTGCGAGGTCTGCGAGGTCAGCCCCGCGGCCGTGACGTGCAAGGCCGACGCCGCCGTGCTCTGCGCCGTGTGCGACGCCGACATCCACCACGCCAACCCGCTCGCCGAGCGCCACGTGCGCGTGCCCATCGCGCCCATCGGCTCCCCCGAGGCCGCCGCGGTGGCGGCCGAGGCCATGATGTTCTGTGGCGCCGGTGACGGCGAGGCGCGGGCGGATCAGGACGACGTGCCCGAGCAGCTGCACCAGCACGGGGGGATGCTGAACCTCAACGTGGAGGCCGGCAAGGAGGGCCGGAAGATGGACTACCTCTTCTCCGACCTCGTCGACCCCTACCTCGCTGTCGACTTTACGCGCTTCGCCCACGCTGACAGCGTCGTGCCCAGCGGCGTCGCCACCGGCGCCGTACCCGCCGTCGTGGACCTGGACTTCGCGTGCGGGATCGGCGCCAAGCCGCCGGCGACCTACAGCTCCCCGTACACGGCCAACGCCTCCGGCGCGCACAGC GGCTCTTCATCGGAGGTCAGCGTGGTGCCGGAGGCCATCTGCGGCGGCGTCGGGAGCTTTGAGATCGACTTCACCCGGCCCAAGCCGCAGCCGTACATGCCCGCGTACACCGCGGCACCGCCGAGCCATGGGGTGAGCGCGCAGCAGGCGTCGCCGGTGGACATGGGGTACTTGACGGTGCCGGAGCGTCCGGTGGCGGTGACCGGGGAGGGCAGGGTGGCGAGGCTGATGCGGTACCGGGAGAAGAGGAAGAACCGCCGGTTCGAGAAGACCATCCGGTACGCGTCCAGGAAGGCCTACGCCGAGTCGCGGCCGCGCGTCAAGGGCCGCTTCGCCAAGCGCACCGACCAGGACGCCGACGGCGACGACGTGGACGCGGAGGCCCATGCCGTGCCGTCTTCCACGTCCTACTTGCTCGACTTTGGCTACGGCGTCGTGCCGTCCTTCTGA